The proteins below come from a single Euleptes europaea isolate rEulEur1 chromosome 5, rEulEur1.hap1, whole genome shotgun sequence genomic window:
- the STN1 gene encoding CST complex subunit STN1 isoform X2, translating into MELEEEVPSLLWGLDPVFSAFTRMYIKDIQEMKESKQVPGIFFYNRHPIRQVDVLGTVVLTKERDACHTYGVDDGTGIINCTCWKNPVAEQKSLSDKINDPICDAQISRMLELPHLYREIYDKTFQLPEERQSDQDSAAMLGSITVLSEKIMDFLSGNKIQNFYQQELETVDSLVSLIRQCGSRTTSEQMDFKAGLNAKLIRSSFTEAIKVLQEKGALFQKSKDPNDVYCVTKEDKELYRVTLEIIKGDCKRPKYAEKGCHLRHILSCVQQNYSCFVTEAVIHYLLDLMESNSDVVTAMEEYYTVF; encoded by the exons ATGGAATTGGAAGAGGAGGTACCTTCATTGTTATGGGGCTTGGACCCTGTCTTCTCAGCCTTCACAAGAATGTACATTAAAGATATACAAGAAATGAAAGAGTCTAAGCAGGTGCCAG GTATATTCTTTTACAATAGACATCCAATAAGGCAAGTGGATGTTCTTGGAACCGTAGTTCTAACCAAAGAACGAGACGCCTGTCATACTTATGGAG TGGATGATGGCACAGGAATTATAAACTGCACCTGCTGGAAAAATCCTGTGGCAGAACAGAAGTCTTTGTCAG ACAAAATCAATGATCCTATCTGTGATGCTCAGATTTCAAGGATGCTAGAACTCCCCCATCTATACCGAGAGATTTATGATAAGACATTCCAGCTCCCAGAAGAGAGGCAGAG TGATCAAGACTCAGCAGCCATGTTGGGCTCCATCACTGTACTGAGTGAAAAAATAATGGACTTCCTATCAGGGAACAAAATTCAGAACTTCTATCAGCAGGAACTAGAAACTGTGGATTCATTGGTGTCACTAATCAGGCAGTGTGGATCCAGAACCACCTCTGAGCAA ATGGATTTCAAAGCTGGCCTCAATGCCAAACTGATCAGGAGCTCATTCACTGAAGCAATTAAGGTGCTCCAGGAAAAGGGTGCTCTTTTCCAGAAATCAAAGGATCCCAATGATGTCTACTGT GTGACCAAGGAGGATAAAGAATTGTACAGAGTGACCCTTGAAATAATCAAAGGCGACTGTAAGAGGCCAAAGT ATGCTGAGAAGGGCTGCCATCTTCGCCACATTCTCAGCTGCGTTCAGCAGAACTACAGCTGTTTTGTCACGGAAGCTGTGATCCATTACCTCCTGGACCTGATGGAGAGCAACAGTGATGTCGTCACTGCCATGGAGGAATATTACACTGTCTTTTAA
- the STN1 gene encoding CST complex subunit STN1 isoform X1, with the protein MELEEEVPSLLWGLDPVFSAFTRMYIKDIQEMKESKQVPGIFFYNRHPIRQVDVLGTVVLTKERDACHTYGVDDGTGIINCTCWKNPVAEQKSLSDYDSHHGTSSSLALFEQMRKLQEVIRLKSRLDIGDVVRVRGCIRIYRQKREISASMYYKINDPICDAQISRMLELPHLYREIYDKTFQLPEERQSDQDSAAMLGSITVLSEKIMDFLSGNKIQNFYQQELETVDSLVSLIRQCGSRTTSEQMDFKAGLNAKLIRSSFTEAIKVLQEKGALFQKSKDPNDVYCVTKEDKELYRVTLEIIKGDCKRPKYAEKGCHLRHILSCVQQNYSCFVTEAVIHYLLDLMESNSDVVTAMEEYYTVF; encoded by the exons ATGGAATTGGAAGAGGAGGTACCTTCATTGTTATGGGGCTTGGACCCTGTCTTCTCAGCCTTCACAAGAATGTACATTAAAGATATACAAGAAATGAAAGAGTCTAAGCAGGTGCCAG GTATATTCTTTTACAATAGACATCCAATAAGGCAAGTGGATGTTCTTGGAACCGTAGTTCTAACCAAAGAACGAGACGCCTGTCATACTTATGGAG TGGATGATGGCACAGGAATTATAAACTGCACCTGCTGGAAAAATCCTGTGGCAGAACAGAAGTCTTTGTCAG ATTATGACTCTCACCATGGTACCTCGAGTAGCCTGGCTCTATTTGAACAGATGAGGAAGCTCCAAGAAGTGATTCGGCTGAAAAGTAGACTGGATATTGGTGATGTAGTGAGAGTCCGTGGTTGCATTAGAATCTATAGACAGAAGCGAGAAATCAGCGCCTCCATGTATT ACAAAATCAATGATCCTATCTGTGATGCTCAGATTTCAAGGATGCTAGAACTCCCCCATCTATACCGAGAGATTTATGATAAGACATTCCAGCTCCCAGAAGAGAGGCAGAG TGATCAAGACTCAGCAGCCATGTTGGGCTCCATCACTGTACTGAGTGAAAAAATAATGGACTTCCTATCAGGGAACAAAATTCAGAACTTCTATCAGCAGGAACTAGAAACTGTGGATTCATTGGTGTCACTAATCAGGCAGTGTGGATCCAGAACCACCTCTGAGCAA ATGGATTTCAAAGCTGGCCTCAATGCCAAACTGATCAGGAGCTCATTCACTGAAGCAATTAAGGTGCTCCAGGAAAAGGGTGCTCTTTTCCAGAAATCAAAGGATCCCAATGATGTCTACTGT GTGACCAAGGAGGATAAAGAATTGTACAGAGTGACCCTTGAAATAATCAAAGGCGACTGTAAGAGGCCAAAGT ATGCTGAGAAGGGCTGCCATCTTCGCCACATTCTCAGCTGCGTTCAGCAGAACTACAGCTGTTTTGTCACGGAAGCTGTGATCCATTACCTCCTGGACCTGATGGAGAGCAACAGTGATGTCGTCACTGCCATGGAGGAATATTACACTGTCTTTTAA